The genomic segment actttaacagaCATATCtgtgtaaatatatttaactcCTTAAAAAACGTCAGAATGAAAAAACTTTAACTGACAGTATCCATTGCATCAAATCTGACAGAAAAAGCTGTTGTTCACGTATAAGCCTACTTGTGTTTTTggatgttttcactttttaaaatcaatcatttGAATTTAATCTGCCGCAATTGTTTAATTTGTGCTTAGAAAATTGGAGGATGTTTCTTGGTGTATATTTAgaccaaaaacagattttgtttacATATAAGAAgattaatttttattgtttcaccttttttgcatgaaatattggctatgcaaaaataaatttaggtttgaaaaccaaatttatttcaaactaaattgtgtttaaatgtaaatcagAAGAAAATAACCGAATCATGTAGAATTTTGAATTTAAGCTGCCAGGCAAGAGTTTTATGGATGTATGAACGAAGAAGGTAGTTGGTGCTGGAGTAAAATAGGCAGAAGACAGGGTTAGATTAAggaagctgatttgctgtgatGACCTCTAAAGAGCAAAGtcgaaaagaaaaaagaaattaagacTATATATAAGAACCatatacatttgtattttttctttcttggctTTCATACTTTTGTTGTACATgttgtttataaataaagttttttttaaaaggctattattattattattgtagtACCATGCCAATCCAGTAGGTGTCAGTACAAGTATTTAGAACGCAATAGTCCCAAAGCTGCAGCAAAAGATTATATTCCAAACAACTTTCTCCTTTTGCTAATAATCACGTCGAGCTAACgtaaatatttacacattttattatcAATATATCCGGTTGTTTTGTTGCTAGGTTGAACGATTTATTACAATAACCGTTTAATCTTTTTTGAGATCGAGTTTTTGGGCTAGCTAGCTTAGCATCATCATGAACTCCCTGGTTGGCTATGGAGTGTCCTCCGACTCTGACAGCGACGAGGAGACGGGAGAAGGGAGCAGCGACAGACAGAGGTGagaacacacattcacactagaTTACTTGGAAAtattttatagatatttttgaTAACTTGTTACGTTTGGCCCTCAAGCTCTAAAGAAAGTGCCGAGAAGACAGCCGTCCAGGAGGGTCGCAACTTCTTACTTCAGTCCGATTTGACATCCAGTGAATCAGAACCGGAAGATGAAGATCCAGAAGCTTCATCACCACCACCACATcctaaaacagcatcatcagtACCGTGTGAACCCGCGCTTCCTGCACCATCATTTGGTTCCCATCATCCAAATAAATTACCCCCTCCACCCCTGACCTCATCCTCTGACTGCAGCGTGTTTGCAAACCCCTTCAAGGCTCAGGTCGACCAGAGACTCATCGCCCTGCAGAAGCACGTCCCCCTCACAATGCAGGCCAAACCGTCCCAGATCGGAGGTAAAAGGATGTGTGTGTCCTACAGAAAGGATGGAAGATGCAGGTTTGGAATCAAGTGCAAGTTCGCTCATGACAGCGACCTTCAGAATGCCTCTGCCAGTTCCTCCCATCTGCCTGGGAGCGAAGAATCCACAGATGCAACTCCGGCTCCAGGCCGAAGATCCCACAATGCCCGGCTGGACTtcaaagaggaagaggagcagccagCAAAAAAGAAGAGAGTTGGACTGAGTAACACTTTGATTCCTCCTAAAAAAGCGATGAAACAGTATCATCTACAGAGGAGCAGAGAGCAGATCAATACGTCCTGATGAACACTGTTATTGGAGTCAAATCATGTTAGATCTTATAAACTAAGATAAATTAACTTTACTCACATGGACACATTCTGATCCTGTTGTGAAGggaaatacattttgatttaaacctGCTACATcaataaaaactatttgtttatgtgttaagacatttatttaCATCTTCTAAATGAACAGTGTCTTGTCTTAGGCTAGAATGAAACTAATATGAGATTACAGTCAAATGACATTACAGTTTATAAATTATTgataaatcaatgaaagtgGCTTGCTGACAATTGAACGTGTTTGTCCATGATTAGTTTGTCTACTTAATAGTGAGAGAGGGCTTCCGAAATAACTCATCATGAAAAGGTTATCCTCCCTTTAGCCAACAAACGACAAGCAGCTGCACATAAAAACACGTCAACATGGTTTCACTAGCGGTTCGTCTTACAGGCGTCTTGAATTTCCATTTTCCTTCTCTTCATCATTGAAGAAAAAGCTGCCcccagtgtgtgttttttatatatataaataaaatcacctTTTCCCACTTTGATGCCAAGTTTTGATGCTTCCATGCCTAATCCTCAATCGTATTGCATCACTGCCACATAAAATCATTATACACAGACGTTAACGGCTAGTTACAGGACTGTTATTTACAAAGGCATACACAAACAGACCTTTCCCTGATACAGATATTCTAAAATGCTACCAGTGTGAACAGTACATTATATAATAGTGAACCTACAGTTACCTTGGAGGTGGCATTACAGTACAGTCCCTGTTAAATGAGGACCTGCTGCACGTCTCCTTCTGTCCCGTCAGACAGAACTTCACTCTCTCCCGTCTGCTCCCACACCACGCTGTTTTCTCCCACAATGTCTGTCGGCTGGTGGGAGGCGCACGCCGAAGAGGCGTCCAGGATGTAGCCGCCGTCGCTCGTGGACGCCTGACTCTGGGACGCTGAGAGCAGAGGCGGGCTGGGAGCGGCGGTCTGAAGGGTTTGAAGCTGCGGCGAAGAAGCCAGGATGGGGATCTGCTGGATGTGGGTCTGGGACTGGCTGACGGGCTGGAAGGTCATCTGTAGGATCTGGGTCTGCCCGGCGCTCTGCTGTTCGGGCGAGTACGGCTGCAGCGGGTGCAGCTGAGCCTGGTGCTGCGTCACCACAGAGCCGGAGTGGAgggtcagctgctgctgctgctgctgctggggagCAGTCTGGACAAACTGGACGGGCATCTGCAGCTGGAGATGTGTCTGCTGCTGGTCGTCGGCGGGCGACGGGGGATCGATGGGGGACAGGGCAATAGTCACTGGCACCTGCATGGTATGAAGGCTCTGGTCTTGACCCAGTAAAACCACCTGGTGGCTCACTTGCTGGGCCACGTGACTCATCTGGGATATCTGAGCAACGTCCTGACCCAACTGGTCCACCGCACCA from the Oryzias melastigma strain HK-1 linkage group LG1, ASM292280v2, whole genome shotgun sequence genome contains:
- the si:ch211-113e8.11 gene encoding uncharacterized protein si:ch211-113e8.11; the protein is MNSLVGYGVSSDSDSDEETGEGSSDRQSSKESAEKTAVQEGRNFLLQSDLTSSESEPEDEDPEASSPPPHPKTASSVPCEPALPAPSFGSHHPNKLPPPPLTSSSDCSVFANPFKAQVDQRLIALQKHVPLTMQAKPSQIGGKRMCVSYRKDGRCRFGIKCKFAHDSDLQNASASSSHLPGSEESTDATPAPGRRSHNARLDFKEEEEQPAKKKRVGLSNTLIPPKKAMKQYHLQRSREQINTS